From bacterium, the proteins below share one genomic window:
- a CDS encoding DNA-binding protein, which yields MKVFDFDPGRIHLLSLSQGDDLLGSLTEFARSNGVLGATITFLGSVSRADLSWYDPDTGDYRTFVREEQLEVAGGTGNISLYEGQPLVHIHAVFADSTGRTIAGHINRGTTVFAMEATVQQLVGDPPEFWGTL from the coding sequence GTGAAGGTTTTTGACTTCGATCCGGGCAGGATCCACCTCTTGAGCTTGAGCCAGGGGGATGACCTGCTGGGCTCGCTGACAGAGTTCGCCCGATCCAACGGCGTCCTAGGCGCGACGATCACCTTTCTCGGCTCGGTGAGCCGTGCCGACCTCTCCTGGTACGACCCGGATACCGGCGACTACCGCACCTTCGTCCGGGAGGAGCAACTCGAGGTCGCGGGCGGGACGGGCAACATCTCCCTGTACGAAGGCCAACCGCTGGTGCACATACACGCTGTGTTCGCCGACTCGACAGGCCGGACAATTGCCGGCCACATCAACCGGGGAACCACCGTGTTCGCGATGGAAGCCACCGTCCAGCAACTCGTGGGCGATCCGCCGGAGTTCTGGGGGACTCTATGA
- a CDS encoding ABC transporter ATP-binding protein, with protein MTDRNTGDVGGEIADGSPVISLRDVSKEFKLRRGESLLAVSDVSFDVAAGEFVALIGPSGCGKSTLLRLVGSLETPSLGTVVVNGRQPAELAAAHRLGVAFQDHALLPWLSSWDNIALPFHVAGMKPDRERISDLISLVGMAGFEKARPKQLSGGMRQRVAIARALALNPEVLLLDEPFGALDAVTRRQMNMELQRIWSAQQHTTILVTHSVDEALFLADRVIVLTERPGQVKLVQEVEFERPRTRELATTPEFHAIADELTLALDSTET; from the coding sequence TTGACTGACCGCAACACCGGTGACGTGGGCGGAGAAATCGCCGACGGGTCACCGGTCATCTCGCTGCGGGATGTGAGCAAGGAGTTCAAGCTGCGGAGGGGAGAGTCGCTGCTGGCGGTCTCCGACGTCAGCTTCGATGTGGCGGCCGGGGAGTTCGTGGCGCTAATCGGTCCATCCGGCTGTGGTAAGTCGACCTTGCTACGGCTGGTGGGATCGCTGGAGACACCTTCCCTTGGAACAGTGGTCGTGAACGGGCGACAGCCTGCCGAGTTGGCGGCTGCGCATCGCCTGGGCGTGGCCTTCCAAGATCACGCTCTGCTCCCCTGGCTCAGTTCGTGGGACAACATCGCTCTGCCTTTCCACGTGGCCGGGATGAAGCCGGACCGCGAGCGCATCTCCGATCTCATCTCCCTCGTCGGTATGGCGGGGTTCGAGAAGGCGAGGCCGAAGCAGCTCTCGGGCGGGATGCGCCAGCGCGTCGCCATCGCCCGCGCCCTCGCCCTGAACCCCGAAGTCCTGCTTCTCGACGAGCCGTTCGGAGCTCTCGATGCGGTGACCCGCCGGCAGATGAACATGGAACTGCAGCGGATCTGGTCCGCTCAGCAGCACACCACGATTCTCGTGACCCATTCGGTGGACGAGGCCCTCTTCCTCGCCGACCGCGTCATCGTTCTGACCGAGCGGCCGGGGCAGGTGAAGTTGGTACAGGAAGTGGAGTTCGAGAGGCCTCGGACACGGGAGCTGGCGACCACTCCGGAATTCCACGCGATAGCCGACGAGCTCACCCTGGCCTTGGACTCTACGGAGACCTGA